AGGTAGGCCCCTGGACCAGGGAAGACAAAAATACCTTCATTTAAGGTATCTCCCACATAAATACttttggtcttttttcttttttcactcccCCTGGGATGCACTTCATTCTGCAAAAAGGGACCAACAAACAGGAATACCATTTAATCTtcatacacagaaaaaaaaaaaaaaatccttgatgtATAAAAACTGGCCACAAATGCATGTACCCATCCTTCAAGTTCTACAGGATGGGGGGGAGGCTGCTAGAGTCTCTGGGGAGGAAGGTGAGCCAAGGGGCCAGTCCATCGGCCCAGGAGTCGATGTTTGTCCACACTGGGGACGTGATAGTCCAAAGCACCAGCCTGTACCTTCCGTGACCTGAGCTTAGCAGGTGCTGTGAGAAATAGCCACCAAGTGATGGGCATGAatcccagaaagagaaggctggctCCCCATCACTTCCGTGAGGGAGGGAGCATTTTTCCTAGCGTGGTCCGGTTGGCGTCCTTGAGCCTCATGGAGGCCCTCTCCACAGTCCCCTTGGCCCTTGACGTGGCCTCTGTGTGGGTACGGGACCCCTCTGTAGACTCACCCTCCTTTTTGGGGGCCCGAGCGCTGCTGGCCCGCCGAAGGGCACCGCTGTCTTTGGGGGGGGCCTCGTCAGGGCCACCCTTCACCCTCAGCTGCCGCTGTGACATTGTCCTGGTGATGCCGGGGGCTCTGGACACGGGAGAGGGCTCGGCTTTCAGGAACCGTGATGAGGAGGCCACTGTGTTGCGGGCAAAGCTGGGGACAGTTGTGGGGGTCCGGGGGGCGCTGGGCACGGGTGGTGGTAGGGAGGTCTTGGGCTCTTCGTCCTCTGGGGTCTCGGGGTCCTGGGGACAGCAGATCTTATTCTCCTCAGGGGGCTTCTGCCGGGGCACATTCCTGAGGGGCTTGGCGCTGGGCTTGCGGGGGGCACTGCGGGACTGTGGGCCAGGCGGCTCCCTCCCCGGACGTGCGCTGATGGAACCACTGGCCCGCGGCAGCCGGGGCTCCTCGGGGGCTCTGCGGGGTGACGTGTCTGAAGTCCCCTTTACTGAGCTACGGCGTGACCAGGGTGGGTCTGAGCCGCTGGGGGCATCCCTGGGCGGTGGCCTCCAGCCTCCCGAGGCCCGGCTGCCCCTGGAGATGGGCACCACCTTGCGCATGCTGGGGCTCTCCCAGGAGGTCAAGGTCCGCACTGGCTTGGCTGAGGCCGCCTGACCCCGCCGGACACCCCCGGCCTTAGGGGCTCCGAGGGTCGTCTCTTTGAGGGAGTTTCTCTTTGGTGTGGCCATGGCATCCTTGCCCTTGGTGGGCCTGTCCCTGGGAAGGCCACCCTTGCAGCTTGGTCCACTTTTCCccaaggtgggggcagggggctcccCGGCTGGGCTGGAGGTGGGGTTGGAGGACACCTGGCTTCCCCCAGGATCCCCTATCCCTGACGACAGTGACCCATCCCCCTCGCCGCCCTCCCCAGTCTCAGGTCTGCCATCTGTTCCCTCCGAGAAGTCCAAGGTCAGTGAACAGTCTGTAGTGTCCGAGATATAGAACATAGGGCCTTTGTTCTCGGGGTCACTGCTGCACCCCGACAGCAGAACGCTGCTGCTGGGCTCATCTAGGGGGCCCTCAGGGTcctctggggctgggctgggtgctcCCTGGTCACCTTTGTCCCCAGGGGGTGGGCTGCTATGGGTGACACCAAGGGACTCTTGGTTCCTAGTCCCAGGGGATTCCAGCTCCATGGGGCTACCGTCACTTGGGGCCAGCTGGGCTGTCTCCTGGGGGCCTCTGGGGTTCTGGAGGGCAAACTGGGCCAGCCCAGTCACCAGCTCATGCTCCTTGATTCCCACAGCCAAGGGTGACAGTGGCGGGGACCGGCGGGGACCCAGGCCCACAGGCTCACTGTTGCGCTTCCGGAGGACGCTGGTGCCCCCGCGGCCAGCCCGGGGTGAGGCCTGGCCCAGCCCTCCAGGCCAAGGGGCCAGGACCTGGTCCCCTGGATCCCTCCTGGATGAGGTGAGCTTGGGGACTTCCTCTGGGGCCTGGGAAGTCAGAGGTCTGTGTGCTCGGTCAAAGTGGGGGTCCCCGGGCGTCTCGGGCTCCATCCAGGCCACTGTGGGCCGGGCCTGACGGGGGCCGCTGCGGGGCAAGCTGTTGAACTTGAGCTCCTCCGAGGAGGCGCGGCTGGAGCTGCCCTCCAGGAAGGTCAGCAGCTCACGGTCGGCAGAGGTGGCCAGGGAGAGCCGTGAGCGGCGGGTGTTGGGGGGCCGGGAGGAGGGGCTGGCGGGCCGTGGCTGCAGGAAGGGGGGCAGGTCCTCGGGGCCCTTCTGGCCCAGCAGCTCCACATCGTTCTCACTGCTGCTGCGGCCGAAGCCCAGCTCGCCCACCGCCCAGGAGCGTCGCTTCTGCTCCAGGTCCTTTAGTCGCTGCTGTT
The sequence above is a segment of the Erinaceus europaeus chromosome 19, mEriEur2.1, whole genome shotgun sequence genome. Coding sequences within it:
- the FHDC1 gene encoding FH2 domain-containing protein 1 is translated as MHVMNCVSLVSDKDNGQVAPAAGLMIGTPPPPAPPPPPPPPPPPPCPFPGDGFTPSPPPPPPPPLPGGPPAPPPPPGLPPTAHLNGFGHLGKKRRMRSFFWKTIPEEQVRGKTNIWTLAARQQQQYQIDSRTVEELFGQQDDGNKGAPSRRGGALNASFREAREEITILDAKRSMNIGIFLKQFKKASQSIVEDIHQGKSEHYGSETLREILKLLPESEEIKKLKAFGGDVAKLSLADSFLHHLIQVPNYSLRIEAMVLKKEFLPSCSALYTDITMLRTAIKELMSCEELHSILHLVLQAGNIMNSGGYAGNAVGFKLSSLLKLADTKANKPGMNLLHFVAQEAHKKDAILLSFSEKLHHVQEAARLSLDNTEAELHSLFARTRSLQGSIQHDVELCQQMEEFLQFAVEKLGELEHWRQQLREEAHTLIDFFCEDKETVKLDECLQIFRDFCVRFNKAVKDNHERLLQEQRQQQRLKDLEQKRRSWAVGELGFGRSSSENDVELLGQKGPEDLPPFLQPRPASPSSRPPNTRRSRLSLATSADRELLTFLEGSSSRASSEELKFNSLPRSGPRQARPTVAWMEPETPGDPHFDRAHRPLTSQAPEEVPKLTSSRRDPGDQVLAPWPGGLGQASPRAGRGGTSVLRKRNSEPVGLGPRRSPPLSPLAVGIKEHELVTGLAQFALQNPRGPQETAQLAPSDGSPMELESPGTRNQESLGVTHSSPPPGDKGDQGAPSPAPEDPEGPLDEPSSSVLLSGCSSDPENKGPMFYISDTTDCSLTLDFSEGTDGRPETGEGGEGDGSLSSGIGDPGGSQVSSNPTSSPAGEPPAPTLGKSGPSCKGGLPRDRPTKGKDAMATPKRNSLKETTLGAPKAGGVRRGQAASAKPVRTLTSWESPSMRKVVPISRGSRASGGWRPPPRDAPSGSDPPWSRRSSVKGTSDTSPRRAPEEPRLPRASGSISARPGREPPGPQSRSAPRKPSAKPLRNVPRQKPPEENKICCPQDPETPEDEEPKTSLPPPVPSAPRTPTTVPSFARNTVASSSRFLKAEPSPVSRAPGITRTMSQRQLRVKGGPDEAPPKDSGALRRASSARAPKKEGESTEGSRTHTEATSRAKGTVERASMRLKDANRTTLGKMLPPSRK